One region of Chryseobacterium sp. C-71 genomic DNA includes:
- a CDS encoding YncE family protein, with translation MKKIYLFLVFFLILTTQSCREDYDYINYGAVYTGVQEPEDINIKGLYVLNEGNMGSNKASIDFFDYSTGVFTENYYNAQNPNVVGSLGDVGNDIKTYKDKLYAVINLSNYIEVMDAKTAKHIGEIQIQNCRYINFHKDYAYITSYGGAVGASQPGYVVKVDVNTLQIVGKLYVGKQPDELEVVGDKLYVANSGAYSGPDYDNTVSVIDLNTFTEIKKIPVAINLSKIKKDDTGKLWITSRGNFGNIPPKTYVLNPQNDQVIKEFNIPVSNFSIVENRLYYISYEWTSGGTVSSYGIINTDTLEKTSSNFITDGSDTKIVIPYGIAANPVNGDIFISDAKDYTSSGELFCYNKFGKLKWKVKTGDIPGHLTFLYK, from the coding sequence ATGAAAAAAATATATTTATTCTTAGTTTTCTTTTTAATTCTTACAACTCAGTCTTGTAGGGAAGATTATGATTACATTAACTATGGTGCAGTCTACACGGGAGTTCAGGAGCCGGAAGACATCAACATCAAAGGTCTTTATGTACTTAATGAAGGCAATATGGGAAGCAACAAAGCTTCGATTGACTTTTTTGATTATTCTACCGGAGTTTTTACAGAAAATTATTACAATGCCCAAAATCCTAATGTTGTAGGCAGTCTGGGAGATGTAGGTAATGATATTAAAACGTATAAGGATAAACTGTATGCGGTCATCAATCTTTCCAATTATATTGAAGTGATGGATGCCAAAACAGCTAAACACATTGGTGAAATCCAGATTCAGAACTGCAGATACATTAATTTTCATAAAGATTATGCTTACATTACATCTTACGGTGGTGCCGTGGGAGCATCACAACCTGGATATGTGGTAAAAGTAGACGTCAATACCCTGCAAATTGTCGGTAAGCTCTATGTTGGGAAACAACCCGACGAACTGGAAGTTGTAGGAGATAAATTATATGTTGCGAATTCCGGTGCATACAGTGGTCCTGATTATGATAATACTGTTTCTGTCATTGATCTGAATACTTTCACCGAGATTAAAAAAATACCTGTTGCCATCAATTTAAGTAAAATTAAAAAAGATGACACTGGAAAGCTTTGGATAACCTCTAGAGGAAACTTCGGAAATATTCCTCCAAAAACGTATGTTTTAAATCCTCAAAATGATCAGGTTATCAAAGAATTTAATATTCCTGTAAGTAATTTTTCAATTGTAGAAAACAGACTTTACTATATCAGTTATGAATGGACTTCGGGAGGAACTGTAAGCAGCTACGGAATCATTAATACTGACACGCTAGAAAAAACAAGCAGTAATTTCATAACAGACGGATCAGATACCAAAATTGTCATTCCATACGGCATTGCTGCAAACCCTGTCAATGGTGATATTTTTATTTCAGACGCTAAAGATTACACTTCTTCCGGCGAACTTTTCTGCTACAACAAATTCGGAAAATTAAAATGGAAAGTCAAAACTGGAGACATTCCGGGACATTTAACTTTTTTATACAAATAA
- a CDS encoding T9SS type A sorting domain-containing protein — MKHFYSKFLKLSFALAGFVLTSAQYSNGYIVSNEGNYNANPPNGEISYIDANNNITNNVYHLANNGEALGDILQSIYFNGDKSYLVLNNSNKIVVANRASFVKSAVITSNIDRPRSTTIVNGKIFTTNAGDYGDTVHFVSVHDATTLAYITSIPLSEEPEEIVTVNGKVYVNKSSYRAGNSIEVINPTTNAIMSTITLSAGLQSITVVGNDIFALCTGSTGSIVYKINTTTDTVTASIANTSVVPPSQYEALKFTSEGTKLLIAGGTNVYSLNTDLATFSSTPIFTTTPSTFNGDFYGFAAIDGKIFQGNANDFGPTSTLNVYSQTGTLLNTFTTTIGANNVYKNVFTPASLSTAETKLNKTISIYPNPVSDILYIKNANASQYKIVDLSGRIVKSGVYQNGITVSDLNKGNYMIQISGKNVQQTEKFIIK, encoded by the coding sequence ATGAAACATTTTTACTCTAAATTTTTAAAGCTAAGTTTTGCATTGGCAGGCTTTGTATTGACATCTGCACAGTATTCGAACGGTTACATTGTTTCCAATGAAGGAAACTATAATGCAAATCCACCAAACGGAGAAATCTCTTACATTGATGCCAACAACAATATCACTAATAATGTTTATCATTTAGCCAACAATGGTGAGGCTTTGGGAGACATCTTGCAGTCTATTTATTTTAACGGAGATAAATCTTATTTAGTTTTAAATAATTCAAACAAAATAGTCGTTGCCAACAGGGCAAGCTTTGTAAAGTCTGCTGTAATTACCAGTAACATAGACAGACCAAGATCTACTACCATTGTCAACGGGAAGATTTTCACCACCAATGCTGGCGATTATGGTGATACAGTACATTTTGTTTCTGTGCATGATGCAACAACTTTAGCGTACATCACCAGCATTCCTTTAAGCGAAGAACCTGAAGAGATCGTTACCGTGAACGGAAAAGTATACGTGAATAAATCTTCTTACAGAGCAGGAAACAGTATTGAAGTGATCAATCCTACTACCAATGCAATTATGAGCACCATTACTTTAAGCGCTGGATTGCAGTCTATCACGGTTGTTGGAAACGATATTTTCGCTTTATGTACAGGATCTACAGGATCTATAGTTTATAAAATCAATACAACTACAGATACGGTGACAGCAAGTATAGCAAATACTTCCGTTGTACCACCATCTCAATATGAAGCACTAAAATTCACTTCAGAAGGTACAAAACTTTTGATTGCCGGAGGTACTAATGTATATTCTTTAAATACAGATTTAGCAACATTCAGCAGCACTCCTATTTTTACTACAACTCCAAGTACATTTAACGGAGATTTTTATGGTTTTGCAGCAATTGACGGGAAAATTTTTCAGGGAAATGCTAACGATTTCGGTCCTACTTCGACTTTAAATGTTTACAGCCAAACCGGAACTCTATTGAATACATTTACGACTACAATCGGTGCCAACAATGTTTATAAAAATGTGTTTACCCCAGCCAGTCTTTCAACAGCAGAAACAAAACTAAACAAGACCATTTCAATCTATCCAAATCCGGTATCAGACATTCTTTATATCAAAAATGCGAATGCTTCACAATATAAAATCGTTGATCTTTCAGGAAGAATTGTAAAATCTGGCGTTTACCAAAACGGAATTACAGTTTCAGACTTAAATAAAGGAAATTATATGATTCAGATTTCAGGTAAGAATGTTCAGCAAACTGAGAAATTCATCATCAAGTAA
- a CDS encoding T9SS type A sorting domain-containing protein, which produces MKNIFIAAAFLSADFLMAQSYAPQAGVAGSTAIPANSSLFKSWATGATVLRGYQQINSTVSAVANAGVDANATGASNGSIVSLGDGGNAILTFAKPITNGSGFDFAVFENGFMSGQSGRAFLELAFVEVSSDGINFFRFPSHNQYPANFIQNTTDIGGSGFATMDATYLNNFAGKYTSGFGTPFDISDLPDNPLLNKEQITHVKIIDVIGTNIETYRTYDSFGNVAIDPFPTPGGSSGFDLDAVGVINEFNILSTAENQKAETKIILYPNPASDFIKINTNKDVEVKIYSVNGALVKQGKTINKTLDVSDLSNGNYIIQIDNNSNKQNLKLIISK; this is translated from the coding sequence ATGAAAAATATATTCATCGCTGCTGCATTTCTTTCTGCTGACTTTCTAATGGCTCAAAGTTATGCTCCACAAGCCGGCGTTGCGGGGTCTACTGCAATTCCTGCTAACAGTTCGCTTTTTAAATCTTGGGCTACTGGTGCTACTGTATTGCGTGGTTACCAACAGATTAACAGTACCGTATCTGCAGTTGCTAATGCTGGTGTTGATGCTAATGCAACTGGAGCTTCTAACGGATCTATTGTAAGTCTGGGAGACGGTGGTAATGCTATACTCACTTTTGCAAAACCAATTACCAACGGAAGCGGCTTTGACTTTGCCGTATTTGAAAACGGATTTATGTCTGGCCAGTCCGGCAGAGCATTTTTAGAATTGGCTTTTGTAGAAGTGAGTTCAGACGGTATTAATTTCTTCCGTTTCCCTTCTCATAATCAATATCCTGCAAATTTCATTCAGAATACTACAGATATAGGAGGTTCGGGTTTTGCAACAATGGATGCGACATATCTTAATAATTTTGCAGGAAAATATACCTCTGGTTTCGGAACTCCTTTCGACATCAGCGATCTTCCGGACAACCCGCTTTTGAATAAAGAACAAATCACGCATGTGAAAATAATCGATGTTATTGGGACAAATATTGAGACCTACAGAACATACGACAGCTTTGGAAATGTTGCGATAGACCCTTTCCCAACTCCGGGCGGTTCTTCAGGATTTGATTTGGATGCCGTGGGTGTGATTAATGAATTTAATATATTATCAACAGCAGAAAATCAAAAGGCAGAAACCAAAATCATTCTTTACCCGAATCCTGCATCAGATTTCATTAAAATCAATACAAATAAGGATGTTGAAGTGAAAATCTACAGTGTAAACGGAGCTCTGGTAAAACAAGGAAAAACCATTAATAAAACATTGGATGTTTCAGATTTATCTAATGGAAATTATATCATTCAGATTGATAACAATTCCAATAAACAAAATCTGAAGTTGATTATCTCAAAATAA
- a CDS encoding CCA tRNA nucleotidyltransferase, with protein MFINLNQNQNLKLFKLISEVAAANNQSVYIVGGFVRDLLMKRKASTDIDFVTEQSGIELAQNVGKEIDPKMKVSVFKTYGTAMIRYKDLELEFVGARKESYTEDSRKPEVEGGTIEDDQKRRDFTINAMAISLNKDNFGKLIDPFDGIGDLQKEILRTPLEPAQTYSDDPLRMMRAVRFASTLNFTIEENSLNAIRQEAERIKIVSMERIMVEFNKIMLSKKPSVGLKLMEETGLMKLIIPELIDLKGVEEVEGQTHKDNFYHTLEVVDNISENTDNLWLRWAALLHDIGKAPTKKFVDGTGWTFHGHEFLGSKMVKTLFQKLKLPLNADMKYVQKMVKLSSRPIALITDDASDSALRRLLFDAGEDMEDLFTLCKADITTKNSKKQDKFKKNFQYVAVKIKEVEEKDQVRNFQPPISGEEIMAMFNLKPGREIGILKEKVKEAILEGEIANDSEEARNFVIAEAEKLGLKILS; from the coding sequence GGTGTACATAGTTGGTGGTTTTGTGCGTGACCTTTTAATGAAAAGAAAAGCGTCTACCGATATTGATTTTGTGACCGAACAAAGCGGAATTGAACTGGCTCAAAATGTAGGAAAAGAAATTGATCCTAAAATGAAGGTTTCTGTTTTTAAAACCTACGGAACTGCGATGATCAGATACAAAGATCTTGAACTGGAGTTTGTCGGTGCAAGAAAAGAAAGTTATACCGAAGACAGCCGTAAACCTGAAGTGGAAGGCGGAACGATTGAAGATGACCAGAAAAGAAGAGATTTTACCATCAATGCGATGGCGATTTCTTTAAACAAAGATAATTTCGGGAAACTGATTGATCCTTTTGACGGAATTGGTGATTTACAAAAAGAAATTCTCAGAACACCTCTGGAACCTGCACAAACCTATTCTGATGATCCTTTGAGAATGATGCGAGCAGTTCGTTTTGCATCAACTTTAAATTTTACTATCGAAGAGAACTCTTTAAACGCCATCAGACAGGAAGCGGAAAGAATCAAAATTGTTTCTATGGAAAGAATCATGGTTGAATTTAACAAAATCATGCTTTCGAAAAAGCCTTCTGTTGGTTTGAAATTAATGGAAGAAACAGGTTTAATGAAACTGATTATTCCTGAATTAATTGACTTAAAAGGAGTAGAAGAAGTAGAAGGACAAACACATAAGGATAATTTTTACCACACTTTGGAAGTGGTTGATAATATTTCTGAAAATACGGATAATCTGTGGCTTCGTTGGGCAGCATTGCTTCACGACATCGGAAAAGCACCGACAAAAAAATTCGTTGACGGAACGGGCTGGACTTTTCACGGTCACGAGTTTTTAGGTTCAAAAATGGTGAAGACCTTATTTCAAAAACTGAAATTACCATTGAATGCTGACATGAAATATGTTCAGAAAATGGTAAAACTTTCGTCGCGACCGATTGCGTTGATTACAGATGATGCTTCTGATTCTGCGCTGAGAAGGCTTTTGTTTGATGCTGGAGAAGATATGGAAGATTTGTTTACACTTTGTAAAGCAGATATCACAACCAAAAATTCTAAAAAACAAGATAAGTTTAAAAAAAACTTCCAATACGTTGCTGTTAAGATCAAAGAGGTTGAAGAGAAAGATCAGGTAAGAAATTTCCAGCCGCCGATTTCCGGAGAAGAAATTATGGCAATGTTTAACCTAAAACCCGGCAGAGAAATTGGTATTTTAAAGGAAAAAGTGAAGGAAGCGATTTTGGAGGGTGAAATTGCCAATGACAGTGAAGAAGCTAGGAATTTTGTTATTGCAGAAGCAGAAAAGCTTGGTCTTAAAATACTTTCTTAG